In a genomic window of Flavobacterium lipolyticum:
- a CDS encoding N-6 DNA methylase: protein MANVGAVISSIRNIMRQDRGISGDAQRLEQLGWMLFLKIIDDKDIELELTKDDYITVIPSKFQWRNWAANSEGITGEELLEFIDSNAESNKGLFATLKELTSNINPERAAIVREVFDGSNNYMKSGYEMRKVINKLNEIDFNKTEDKQIFGNIYESILQELRDAGNKGEYYTPRAVTQLMTQMINPQLGEKVLDPAAGTGGFLSAAIDYVRENYVSTIHDEPVLQKSITGWELKPVSYVLGLTNLILHGIEVPDYHYIDSLKKEYNGITAKDRVDVILANPPFGASIADGVETNFPASYRCKESADLFVILMLQLLKNNGRAAIVLPDGSITGEGVKARIREKLLTDCNLHTIIRLPQSTFFPATVATNLLFFQKGSPTKDIWYYRHELPVGQKSYSKKKVIQFEEFQPIIDWWNERKESEVSWKVNIKDLNNWDLDIKNPNKVEEVIEYNRAEIIEKMIKSQSRINQLLKELSL, encoded by the coding sequence ATGGCAAACGTAGGTGCGGTAATAAGCAGTATTAGAAATATAATGCGTCAAGATAGAGGAATCTCGGGAGACGCTCAACGATTAGAACAACTTGGATGGATGTTGTTTTTAAAAATTATTGATGATAAAGACATTGAGTTAGAATTAACAAAAGATGATTACATTACAGTTATACCTTCAAAGTTTCAGTGGCGTAATTGGGCCGCCAATTCCGAAGGAATAACAGGAGAAGAATTGTTAGAATTTATTGATAGTAATGCTGAAAGTAATAAAGGTCTTTTTGCAACATTAAAAGAGTTGACAAGTAATATAAATCCAGAGCGTGCAGCAATTGTAAGAGAAGTTTTTGATGGCTCAAATAACTATATGAAGTCAGGTTACGAAATGCGTAAAGTAATCAACAAGCTAAATGAAATTGATTTTAATAAAACTGAAGACAAACAAATTTTTGGAAATATTTATGAAAGCATTCTTCAAGAATTACGAGATGCAGGTAATAAGGGAGAATATTATACACCAAGAGCGGTAACGCAATTGATGACGCAAATGATCAACCCACAGTTGGGAGAAAAAGTATTAGACCCAGCAGCAGGAACCGGCGGATTTTTATCAGCCGCCATAGACTACGTGCGCGAAAACTATGTAAGTACTATTCATGACGAACCTGTTTTACAAAAAAGTATAACCGGTTGGGAACTAAAACCAGTCTCTTACGTATTGGGTTTAACCAATTTGATTTTACACGGTATTGAAGTACCAGATTATCATTATATCGATAGTTTGAAAAAAGAATACAACGGAATTACGGCTAAAGACCGGGTTGATGTAATCTTAGCAAACCCTCCATTTGGTGCGAGTATTGCCGACGGTGTAGAAACCAATTTTCCTGCTTCGTATCGTTGTAAAGAAAGTGCAGATTTGTTTGTTATACTAATGCTTCAATTATTAAAAAATAATGGACGTGCCGCCATTGTACTACCCGATGGTTCTATTACGGGTGAGGGGGTTAAAGCTCGTATTCGTGAGAAACTGTTAACCGATTGTAATTTACACACAATAATACGTTTACCACAAAGCACATTCTTTCCAGCTACCGTTGCTACTAACTTGTTATTCTTTCAAAAAGGAAGTCCTACAAAGGATATTTGGTATTACAGACACGAATTGCCAGTTGGACAAAAAAGTTATTCTAAAAAGAAAGTCATTCAGTTTGAAGAATTTCAACCAATTATAGATTGGTGGAATGAAAGAAAAGAAAGTGAAGTTTCTTGGAAAGTAAATATAAAAGACTTGAACAATTGGGATTTAGATATAAAAAACCCTAACAAGGTTGAAGAAGTTATTGAATATAATAGAGCGGAAATAATAGAAAAAATGATCAAAAGCCAAAGTAGAATTAATCAACTTTTAAAAGAATTAAGTCTATGA